From Palaeococcus ferrophilus DSM 13482:
ATACGACGCTCTCGTTCTCGTAGAAGTGCTTTATCTTCCATGCCTCGACCTTCTTGTCGCCCATCTCGATTTCCTCGACGTCTAAATCTTCCATGTCCGCGAACAGGGAGACGGGCCTTCCCTCCACGAGCACTATGATGTTCCTCTCCTTGCGCCTCTTCCTCACGGAGCGGACGACCACTATCTTAAGCGTACCGCTCTCCCATTTGGCCTCCATGTTGAGTGCCCCACCGCGCATCCTCGCCAGGAGGAGCTTCACGGAGGCGCCGTTTATTAGAACCTCAAATATCTTGTGGACGAACTTTTTGAAGGCGTCCTCGTCGTAGATTAGCATGTTCTTGCCTATCGTGAGTATAAGGGTTTTCTCCCCTGAGGGGAGGTAGAACTTGAGTCCAAAGTGAGGCAATTCAGGGTCTGATTTGAGCTCGTCCGGAACCTTGATACTCAGATCCGCCAGGGCGGAAAATGGGAAGGTGTCCTCACCCACAACCTCTCCCATGCGGAGGTACTTTACCCCTATTCTGTCGTGCTCTATGTACGCTAGGCCCTCCTTCCACCTAACGGAGGTCGAACCTTTCCACGTTGATTGAACCGCTGCCTTAACCCTCACCTGTGCTATGGGCATTCCCAATCCCTCTTCACATACTCATTTGTTCGATGCGTGCTTCGAGTCTTTTAACCTTTTCCTGAAGTTTCTGCACCTCCTGGGAGAGCTTCACCTCGAGGGGTGTTATCGCGGGACTCTCCCCTGCCCTCTCAATAAGGGCGTCTAGTATGGAGATGGCGTTGTTGAGGTATTCGGTTATCCTTATGAGCGCTTCCTCGTGGGTGAGGGTGATGATTCCCTTATCCTTTGTCTTGACGCTTACGGGGAGCTTGGCCTTGGCCACGTAGCTCATCATGAGCTCCAGCTGCTCCTTATCCTTCTTGGAGGGGAACTTCATGAGCCACAGCCTCTTGAACTCGTCCAGCTCCGCGAGCACCTTGACGAGGAAGGCGTTGTAGTCGTCCTCACTGACGTAGCCCAGAGCGTAGCCCCTCGCGAAGTCGAGGAGGGTCAGGAGTCGCATTTTCTTGCCCTTCGCCTCGTCGAGTATCTTTGCCATCCTCTCGTTGAGAA
This genomic window contains:
- a CDS encoding CheF family chemotaxis protein is translated as MPIAQVRVKAAVQSTWKGSTSVRWKEGLAYIEHDRIGVKYLRMGEVVGEDTFPFSALADLSIKVPDELKSDPELPHFGLKFYLPSGEKTLILTIGKNMLIYDEDAFKKFVHKIFEVLINGASVKLLLARMRGGALNMEAKWESGTLKIVVVRSVRKRRKERNIIVLVEGRPVSLFADMEDLDVEEIEMGDKKVEAWKIKHFYENESVVSYLLVEEKKVRLYILRYLLTYRKDYLELLMKVAEEFPTIKSEFQEELERELKELGGLDEMEQQVLMALYSGMDPLSLNEMFGISEKELEEIYDRLMDKGLLKLVMIRKVVDLTRDGRKLVNKMMKYGMGMM